In Dermacentor andersoni chromosome 4, qqDerAnde1_hic_scaffold, whole genome shotgun sequence, the following proteins share a genomic window:
- the LOC126535940 gene encoding major facilitator superfamily domain-containing protein 6-like — translation MMVSPRLRKLLPLMAVSFSFFAATGSLSPFLGLQLRAVGLSDEESVLVITAAAFASLLGPVLVGLVAERRRAYRSLLVLSLVLAGAGYSALLAVPPVVRSPRSPLLEFDCPSGLYLERCPEWDSCTASELNPLGLATFRVSNCHYQCGGNRSSSAERRQPIHFCFLSHEGNLCIIHEAGTRDNSTTEFGASFLAKTARTLVDVSVAKFLEHEGRGDDELVDVCSFDLLAPIVVNQKQFNDYECRPHPEGCTIRCSVAVADNLGRRMQSARCTQVKGDPQLTFWATLALRVFADLWLMTAFYLVEAVTVLSINDFTGLYGRIKFWAALGVAISAVVTGVLVDYYSELTGAADYSPAVFVFDGLALVSCALAAFLPAVEDKKANHLLHYGLGQEPRFCSLDASVLFLLVLVLGTVWGYMETYLPWMYAEMGASHLLVALSLALPMGCALPFLAIAKNLVRNIGRANLLVFGFLFYATRAAGLSFVTARWWVAPFEAMETFTLPVLWVALVAAAQKVAPSSQRLTVQCVLVVQHFCVGRGTGTIAGFFLNATFGQRTTLRGVAVVCAGVGLLYLFLYHTCLRRIRRKSRRRQSAMPATINGGWYPMQNSRANGDTPAHRPMMGDQDDTDTGGFEDSGWSHRKNRN, via the exons ATGATGGTCAGCCCTCGCCTTCGGAAGTTGCTTCCGCTTATGGctgtttccttctctttttttgccG CCACAGGCAGCCTGAGCCCATTCCTGGGCCTGCAGCTGCGCGCCGTCGGGTTGTCCGATGAGGAGTCCGTGCTGGTGATCACGGCGGCCGCGTTCGCCAGCCTTCTTGGTCCCGTGCTCGTGGGGCTGGTGGCTGAGCGGCGGCGGGCCTACCGGTCGCTGTTGGTGCTGTCGCTGGTGCTGGCAGGCGCCGGCTACTCGGCGCTGCTGGCAGTGCCCCCCGTGGTGCGCAGTCCGCGCAGCCCGCTGCTCGAGTTCGACTGCCCGTCGGGTCTGTACCTGGAGCGCTGCCCCGAGTGGGACTCGTGCACGGCGTCCGAGCTGAACCCGCTGGGGCTGGCCACGTTCCGCGTGTCCAACTGCCACTACCAGTGCGGCGGTAACCGCAGCAGCAGCGCCGAGCGGCGGCAGCCCATCCACTTCTGCTTCCTGAGCCACGAGGGCAACCTGTGCATCATCCACGAGGCCGGCACGCGTGACAATTCCACCACCGAGTTCGGCGCCAGCTTCCTGGCCAAGACGGCGCGCACGCTGGTCGACGTGAGCGTGGCCAAGTTCCTCGAGCACGAGGGCAGGGGCGACGACGAGCTGGTCGACGTGTGCAGCTTCGACCTTCTCGCACCCATCGTGGTCAACCAGAAGCAGTTCAACGACTACGAGTGCCGGCCGCACCCGGAGGGATGCACCATCCGCTGCTCGGTGGCCGTGGCCGACAACCTGGGCCGCCGCATGCAGTCGGCACGCTGCACGCAGGTCAAGGGCGACCCGCAGCTCACGTTCTGGGCCACGCTGGCGCTGCGGGTGTTCGCCGACCTGTGGCTCATGACGGCATTCTACCTGGTCGAGGCGGTCACGGTGCTCTCCATCAACGACTTCACCGGTCTCTACGGACGCATCAAGTTCTGGGCTGCGCTGGGCGTCGCCATATCCGCAGTCGTGACCGGAGTGCTGGTCGACTACTACAGCGAGCTAACGGGGGCCGCCGACTACTCGCCGGCGGTGTTTGTCTTCGACGGGCTCGCTCTCGTCTCGTGTGCGCTGGCGGCGTTCCTGCCCGCCGTGGAGGACAAGAAGGCCAACCACCTGCTCCACTACGGCCTTGGCCAGGAGCCCCGCTTCTGCTCGCTAGACGCGAGCGTTCTCTTCTTGCTCGTGCTCGTGCTGGGGACGGTGTGGGGCTACATGGAGACGTACCTGCCCTGGATGTACGCCGAGATGGGTGCCAGCCACCTGCTGGTGGCGCTGTCGCTGGCGCTGCCCATGGGCTGCGCGCTACCTTTCCTGGCCATCGCCAAGAACCTGGTGCGCAACATCGGCCGCGCCAACCTGCTCGTGTTCGGCTTCCTCTTCTACGCGACGCGCGCCGCCGGCCTCTCCTTCGTCACGGCCCGCTGGTGGGTCGCGCCTTTCGAGGCCATGGAGACGTTCACGCTGCCCGTGCTCTGGGTCGCGCTGGTCGCGGCCGCCCAAAAGGTGGCGCCCTCCAGCCAGAGGCTCACCGTCCAGTGCGTCCTCGTCGTCCAGCACTTCTGCGTCG GCCGCGGAACGGGCACCATCGCGGGCTTCTTCCTGAATGCCACTTTCGGCCAGCGGACCACGTTGCGCGGCGTGGCTGTTGTGTGCGCGGGTGTGGGCCTGCTCTACCTGTTCCTGTACCACACGTGCCTGCGCAGGATCCGCAGGAAAAGCCGCCGCCGCCAGTCCGCCATGCCCG